ATATAAGCATCGGGAATTTAAGCCAGTTTCAGAAGAAACAATTTCCATTTATTTAACCGAAGCTGAAATAAGTGCTCTGTATAAAGCGGATTTATCAAAAATGAAAGACTGGGAATTGGCGAGAGATATTTTTTTAATTGGATACTATACAGGTCAAAGGGTATCAGATTATAACGGTATTTCACAGAATCAAATAAAGATTTTTGATGGTAGGAAGGTGTTTGAATTTAAACAGAAAAAAACTGGAAAGAAACTGTTTGTTCCTGTTCATCCTAAGATTCAAGAAATAATGGATAAGAGATATAAAGGAAAGCTACCTAGAAAATTGAATGAGCCAGACATAAATGAATATATTAAAGAAGCTGGCCGCATTGCAGAAATAGATGAGCCTATTACAATAAGAAGAACAGTTGGCGGAAAAGAGGTCATAAAGAATATCGCAAAGTACAACTTGATAGTAAGTCATACGGCAAGGCGCTCTTTTTGTACCAACGCTTATTTATCAAAAATGCCTACTATAGATATTATGGCAATAAGCGGTCATTCTACTGAGCGAGAATTTTACAAATACATAAAAATAACTCCCCAAGAGAGAGCGATTAAAATTTCTGAGTCTACTTTTTTCACCAAAATTTAAACAAATGAATTACAAAGACATGTTTACATTTAAATCAGAGGACAGTCATGAAAAAGATATTTATTTCCTCGAAGATTTTGATTATTTACTTGCATTAAATAAGTCTGAGCAAATTAGTTTTGAAGACGATTTTTATCTGAAAGTTTTTTTGAAAAAACTGTTGTTCGAATTACCAAGTTTAGAAATAAACGATTTTTTACAAATCCAGTTTGAAAATTCAGAACATCCAGAAGTTTTTTGTGATTTTGTATTTCTTGAAGTAATCCCAGCAATTCAAACGATTATTAAAAACGCAATGATAAGTGGTAATGGAATAGAATATTATAAAGCTGAAAAACTTGAAGGAGAATTTATTATTTCTGAGAATGTTATAAAAAACAGAAATTATGACTTTAGGTTGTTCTACCATCAAGCGGCAATGTTTGAATATGTACCTAAGTTCAAAAGAATAATCAAAATACTTAAAAAGCTCACTAAACAAAATGATAAAAACATAAATAATGGTCAGATTATTACTTGGAAAGCATCTCCAAATGTTCTAGGTTATTTGGTAAGTGAGTTAGCGTCTAAGGGTTATCTCAAAACACCAATATATCAAGGAAAGACAAACAACAGTGAGTTGACCAGACAGGTTCTAAAATCATTTAAGTTTACTTGCAAAACACCTTCATTTGATGGTCTGAAGCCATACGTTATAAGAGGTTCATCCCAGAATGAGGATTTAGATTATAAATTAAGAAATCTAGGTTGGGATATTCCCAAATATGATGACGATTCCAAATAACAATCGATAGTTGCTGATTGTTCTACTTCATTAAATTCTTATAAAATTTGTTCCATTCAAACTAATAATTTAATTGGATGGAATCTAATGAGATAAGAATATATAATATAACACCAAATTCGCTAGAAGAATCTGTAGAGCGCGCTGTTACCAAAGCTCTTGGCATTTTAACTCAATCTGATATTAAAGATTATAAGGAGGAGACTAAGGACGTTCTGATGACCGTTGATGAGACAATAGAATTTCTAAAATGTTCCAAACAAGCTTTATGGAACTGGCGCAAGAACGGTATACTTCCAAGCTACAGATTAGGTAATCGTGTCTATTATAAGAAAAGTGATATTTACGAGAAACTTGTAAAGCAGTGCTAGTATGATTGGATATGTGCAAATTCACCGACAGATTATGGATTGGGAATGGTATCAATGCCCAAAGGTTTCTAGACTGTGGTTTCATCTCATTCTCAAAGTAAACTTCAAGGATAAAAAGTGGCAGGGAAAGCTAATTAAAAGAGGTCAAGTTATTACATCTAACGAGAAGTTGGCTAATGACCTATCACTAACCATACAAGTTATTAGAACTGCGCTTCAAAAACTTAAAGATAGCGGTTGCATAAAGATAACTACAACAAACAAATACACGCTTATAACCGTTGTTAATTACCATCATTTTCAATCTTCAGAAGCTTCTAATAACAACCAGAATAACATTCAGAAAACAAACAAACAGCAAACTAACAACACTAAATCAACAACAACTAAAGAAGGTAAAAAAGAAAATAACTTAAATAAAGTAAAAATTAATGAGAGGCGTAATATATTCAAAAACAAAGTTTTTGCACTCACAACGTTTAATTATAAAGTTTTAAATGATTTTTTTAAGTATTGGAGTGAGTTAAATGCGAATAAAACTATGATGCGCTGTGAAGCCGAGAGGTTTTTTGAAATTGAAAAGAGATTAGAAAAATGGAATAAAACCGAAAAGTTTTCTAAAGGGTTAGTTTCCATAAGTAATGAAGACGATAATAGGTAATAGAAATGAGAATAAGTAAAATAATGATACTAAACGACCTTATAAGTTCAAGAAACATGATGCCACCAGAAATAAAAATTTCAATTAAAAAAGAGGATTTGTGGAATGATTTTAACGCTATGTTTCGCAAAATGTATAAAAAAGGCTTTACTCAAAATGACCAGACATTAGCCAATCTTAAAACTCTATTTTATTATTTTTTACGTGATGATAAGTTTTTTGTTCAGGAAAATATCCATGCTAATTTAAGTGTTCCATCTTTTGATAAAGGTCTTCTAATTGTTGGAAGCTACGGAGTTGGGAAAACCGCATATTTAAAAGTTTTTGAAAAAATATTTTACTCAAATCCTCATTTAAGATTTAGAGGTTTTAATACCAAATCAATCGTAAGTGATTACGAACTGTGTAATACACCACTAGATAAAAAACTACTTAAAAATAAGATGATGCGAAAATTACTTTTTATAGATGACCTAAATGCTGAAAGAGTTGCTAATAACTATGGTAAAGTAGAACTAATGGAAGAAATATTATCTGAACGCTATGCTAATAATCTAAAAACCATTGTGACTTGTAATTATACCAATAAAAATAGAAGTGTTGAGGAAACTTTAAGCGATTTTTCTAAAAGATATGGTGGTAGATTACATGATCGCATTTTTGAAATGTTCAATATTATTGAATTTAAAGGTAAAAGCATGAGAAGATAAAAACGTTAAATAAAGCGTTATTTAACGTTTTTCAGTCCAAAAAATAGCATAAAATGGGAAAATTAAGCTTTTGTAAACATTGTCAACAACAATTTGAGTCACGTAGAAGTAATCATTTATACTGTACACCCAGTTGTAGGACAAAAGCCAGTTATCAAAGAAACAATTATAGATATGTTTCAGGGCATTATGAGAAAACAACAGAAATTAATTCTGAACAATTAGCCTTACCAGTGAATAATGAATTATTGTTAGCGGTAAAAGAATTAGAAAAAAAAATTGAAATGTATAGTCAAAAAAAGACTATTAATACAAATGGAATAACGGAGGCTGCTATTGGGAATGCAGCTTCTGATGCAACAATTTATGCGGTAAAAAAACTTTTGGCACCTAAAACATTACCTGCTACAAAAGGAGATATAGACCGGCTCTTGTATGAATTAAATGAATTAAAAAAGAGTATATAGTTTTCATTCAGTTGAAATCGCATCACTAAGTCAAACAATCTCCAAATAAATAGAATACTTTTAAAAACAAACAGAAATAAATCACAAATGAAAACACCCAAAAAAATAATTGATTTATTAATTAAAGATGACCCACAATTAATTGAATATGTTTATCGAAAATATTGGGTTAATGATAAATTATCTAAATCAAAAAAACTTAAAATTGATGAAAACGAGGTTAGAAAATATTTATTAAAGAATGTTTTTAATATTACTCGATAAATTAATGTTGGCATAAAAAAATTAACTAAGACCTTACCTTTATATAATCATGTGTTTAATTATCAGTAATCGAGTCTTCAAGGGTCATTCATAGAGCACCAGCATGCTTACATTCTATGGCTTTAAACTTTTCCAGTGTGCTTCGTTTTTCTTGAAGAGCTCATATCTCAAATAATTTTCTTTTTTAGTGTATTGCAGCAGGATTAAAAATAGGATTTATTTATAGTAAAGCTTTTGTGGGAACGAGGGCTTTTTCTATCTTTAAAGTCTCCCACAAATTTAGTTGTTACTTTACAGTACTTAACCAACACTTATGGCATTTAACGAAGACTCAAGAGTAAAATTACCTGCAATTCTGCACTTAACCCAACTGGGGTACACATACCTTTCATTAAAGGATAGCGTATGGGATGAAGAAACCAATATGTTTACGGATATATTTAATGAAGCCATCCATCGTATCAATCCTGAATTACTAGAGAGCGATATCGAACGTTTGTATCAAGAAATCAGTCTAGATTTAGAAAACGAGGATTTAGGAAAAGCATTTTTCGATAAACTAATCAGTCGCTCTGGTGTAAACTTGATTGACTTTGAAAATTTTAAAAACAACGACTTTCATGTGGTCACCGAGTTGACTTATAAAAATGGAGAAGACGAGTTTCGACCAGATGTTATCTGCTTGATTAACGGAATGCCATTGGTATTTATTGAGGTAAAGAAACCCAATAACATGAATGGTGTGATAGCAGAGCGCGACCGCATCAATAAACGCTTTCAAAATAAGAAGTTTAGGAAGTTTGTGAACTTAACCCAGTTCATGATTTTTTCAAACAATATGAAATATGATGATGACGAAATTGAACCTTGGCAAGGCGCTTATTATGCATCACCATCCTATTATAAACCACAGTTTAATTATTTCAGAGAAGAGATAGGATTCAATTTATCTAAAGAATTGAAACCATTGGATGCATCAGTTGAAGATTTCCTGCTAAAGGATACCAATTACATCAGTGTAAAAAACAATCCTGAATATATTACCAATAAGAATCCCGATTCACCAACGAATCGTATTCTAACTTCAATGCTGTTAAAAGACCGCCTGAAATTCATTTTGCAATACGCTTTTGCTTATGTGAAGGAAACTACTGGTTTGCAAAAGCACATTATGCGATATCCGCAATTATTTGCTACAAAAGCGATTGAAGAGAAATTGGATAAAGGCATTCGTAAGGGGATTATTTGGCATACACAAGGATCTGGTAAAACGGCTTTGGCATTTTACAACACGCATTTTTTAACGGATTATTACCAAAAGCAACACATCATACCCAAGTTCTATTTTATCGTAGATCGATTGGATTTATTAACCCAAGCGAGAGATGAATTTACAGCACGTGGTTTAAAAGTGCATACAGTTAGTTCAAGAGATGAGTTTGTGGCTGACCTTAAAAAAACATCAGCTGTAAATAATGATAAAGGGCAACGCGAAATTACCGTTGTAAACATTCATAAGTTCAAAGATGACCCTGAAGTAAGCACTACCACAGATTACAACATCAACGTGCAACGCGTTTACTTTTTAGATGAGGTACACAGAAGTTATAATCCACAGGGTAGTTTTTTGGCTAATCTTGAGGAATCTGATAGAAACGCTATAAAAATTGGTTTGACCGGAACACCATTGATTGGTAAAGATGTAAAATCCAAGGATTTATTCGGTGGTTATATCCATAAGTACTATTACAACAAGTCGATTGCGGATGGTTATACGTTGAAGCTAATCCGTGAGGAGATTGAAACCGAATACAAAATCAAGTTCAAGAAAATTCTTGATGATTTAGATATTAAAAAGGGCGATATTGATAAGCGTCGCTTGTATGCGCATCCTTCTTTTGTCGCACCAATGCTGGATTATATTGTCAACGACTTTGAAAACTTTAGACGTCTTAAAGGCGACCCAAGCACAGGCGCTATGGTGATTTGCGATAGTAGCGACCAAGCCGAAGAATTGTATAAAATATTCAATGCAACATACAGAGATGCTGACGAAGCCGATAATCAATTGCCAATGGCGGCAGAGCCTGAACCAGACTATCTGAGAAAACTCAAAAACGACTATAAAGTCAAAAAGGCCGCACTCATTTTATATGATGCTGGTAGCAAAGAGGAACTAGAAGCTTGGCGAGACGATTTTAAGGCTGGTAAAATAGATATCCTCTTTGTCTATAATATGTTATTGACTGGTTTTGATGCCAAGCGACTAAAGAAAATCTATTTGGGTCGTGTTATAAAAGCGCACAACCTTTTACAAGCCTTAACTAGAGTTAACCGTAAATACAAAGACTATCGCTATGGTCATGTAGTGGACTTTGCTGATATTTCAACGGAGTTTGAAAAAACCAATAGAGATTACTTTAACGAATTACAGAGCATTTTAGGAGATGAGATGGAAAGCTATTCTAACCTCTTTATGACCAAAGAGGAAATGACTGCTTCCATTAGAGACATTAAAGAAGTGCTTGCTGATTACGATTTAAAGAACGCCGAAAATTTCTCTTCTCAAATCTCACAGATTTCAGACCATGGCGAAATGCTACAAATTAAAAAGGCGCTAGAGGATGCACGCTCGTTGTATAACACCATTCGCTTACTGGGTGAATATGACTTATTGGAGAAGATGGATTTTACCAAGCTAAATGCTTTACGTATTGAGGCCGTAAACCGATTGAACCTTATTAATGCCAAAGAGGCGTTTGATAACAACGAGGAAGTAGGCAACCTGCTCAATATGGCTTTAGAGGACATTGTTTTTGATTTTCATAAAGTTGGTGAAGAAGAATTAGTGCTTGCTGGAGAACTTAAAGACACCTTAAAGAAAACGCGCGAAGCTTTAGGTGGTAGTTTTGATAGAAAAGACCCAGAATGGGTAAGCCTTTATGAAGAGTTACGTCGATTGTTTGATGATAGAAATCTCAATGAAGTATCCCAAGCCGAAATGCAAGAGAACATCACTTCATTACGTTCAATACATGAGCGCATCAAAGAATTAAACAGACGTAACGATTTATTAAAAGAAAAGTACGAAGGCGACCCTAAATATGCTCGTGTTCACAAACGCTTGTTAGAAGCTGGTAAACCTTCTAAACTAAAAACGGTTATTATTGAAGCTTTACAGCAAATTAAAGAACAAACCGATTTGGCGGTACTCTCGCGTAACGATAGTTTAAGTAACGAAAGTTATTTTGCAAGCCAGGTAGCACGATTGGTGTTTGCCGAATTTCAAAAGTCTTCACAGACCAAACTGGATGTGTCAACCACCAAATTTATAACACAATTAATAGTAGACGAATACCTTAACGAATATCACGGAAAATCCGCATGACAACAGAAAACACACAACGCTTTACACAGCAAACCAAAGACCTCATTGACGAACTCAAATCCGTTTGTGCCAGTTATGGCTTAGGCAATGATGGTAACGAATTTAAAATCATTAGCCAGATTTTTCTATACAAGTTTATAAACGACCGTTTCGCTTATGAGATAAAGAAATTAAAACCAGAATTGGAAGGTACGGACAATTGGGAAGCACAACTGGCAGAACTAGCCGAAGCAGATTATGAGGTTTTACAGTTTGAAATGAATGCTTCTACGGCCTTTTTGAAACCACACCAGTTGTTGGGTTATTTGTTTCAACGCCAAAATGAACCTGATTTTGCCAAGTTGTTAGACGATACCTTAATGGATATTGCCGCTGATAATAACGAACTTTTTGCCGTAAAGACCGAAGATGGACAAAAGGTGCAACTCTTTGACCGCATTACCGAATATGTGCGTAGTAAGCGCGATGCCTTTGCTGTAGCTTTGATTAATAAACTGGTGATTTTCAATTTTGAAAACATCATGGAAGAAGGCTTTGACTTTTTCTCAACCATTTTTGAATATTTAATTAAAGATTACAACTCTGATGCAGGTGGCAAATATGCCGAATACTACACACCACACGCCGTTTCTAAAATCATTGCTAATATATTGGTACCAGAACCAGTGAGCAACGTCACTATTTACGACCCAAGTGCAGGTTCAGGGACACTTTTAATGAATTTAGCACATGCTATTGGGCCAGATAAGTGTACGGTCTATTCACAAGACATATCTCAAAAATCGTCTAACCTATTGCGATTGAATTTAGTGCTGAACCAATTGGTACATAGTATTGAGAATGTGATACAAGGCAATACCATGACCGACCCTTACCATCGCAAAGATGGTGATGTCCGCAAGTTTGACTATATCGTAAGTAATCCACCGTTTAAGTTAGATTTTAGCGGTGATGTGGATGTGCTTAAGAAGAAAGAAAACAAAGTGCGTTTTTTTGCAGGCATACCCAATATACCTAAAAAGGCCAAAGATAAAATGGCAATTTACACACTGTTTTTACAGCACATTATGTATAGTCTTAATGAGACAGGAAAAGCTGCAATTGTTGTGCCTACAGGATTTATTACGGCGCAATCTGGTATCGATAAAAAAATACGACAAAAACTGATTGATAATAAAATGTTGGCAGGTGTGGTAAGCATGCCATCTAATATTTTTGCTACGACAGGTACTAATGTATCCATTGTGTTTTTGGATAAAGAAAACAAAGAAGATGTAGTCTTAGTAGATGCTTCTAATTTAGGAACCACGGTAAAAGAAGGTAAAAACCAAAAGACAGTATTGAGTGTTACTGAAGAAGACCAAATCATTAAAACATTTACAAATAAAGAAGCTATTGAAGATTTCTCAGTAGTGGTAAAATATGATGATATTAAAGCCAAAAACTATAGTTTAAGTGCAGGCCAGTATTTTGAAGTAAAAATTGAATATATAGATATTACTACAGAAGAATTTGAAGACAAGTTGAAAGACCACGAACACAATTTAGATAGGTTATTTTCAGAGAGTACTCAGTTAGTAAGTGAAATTAAGAGCCAATTAAAAGTTTTAAAATATGAAGGTTAATGTAGGACAAGACTTATACTTAAAAGGACGAATTGGCTGGAAAGGACTAGCTAAATCAGAATATCTAGAAAAAAGTGGTTACAGAATTATAAATGGATATTCTTTAAAAGACGGATATATTGATTGGAAAATTGCAGGCTATATAAGTCAAGAAAGATATGAAGAGTCGCCAGAAATTAAACTGGAAATAAATGATATTCTAATTTCAAAGGACGGCACAATTGGAAAAGTTGGAATTGTTCGAAAATTAGAAATACCTTCAACAGTAGCATCTGGAATATTTGTTTTAAGAAACATCGTCGAAGATTGGTTAGATACCGAATATTTATTTCAATTTTTGAAAAGTTCCAATTTTAAAAATTTTATTAATCGTGTTAAGGCAGAAGGTTCAACTATTAATCATCTTTATCAAAGAGATTTAGTGAGATTGGAAATTGATATTCCTGATATTATAGAACAAAAAAGAATTTCTAAAGTTTTAAAAAATATTGATGACAAAATAGAAGTCAACAACAAAATCAATGCAGAGTTAGAAGCCATGGCAAAAACCATTTATGACTATTGGTTTGTACAGTTTGATTTTCCTGATGCCAATGGCAAGCCTTATAAATCTTCTGGTGGTAACATGGTGCATAATGAAGAATTAAAACGTGAGATTCCGGAGGATTGGGAAAAGGGCGTTCTGGATGATATTGCAAAAATTGTAAGAGGTGTTTCTTATAATAAACATGATATAAAAACACCGAATGATGATGGCGTCACTCCAGTTCTAAGAGCTACGAATATTACCGGAAACATCATAGACTTGGAGAATATGGTCTATGTTCCAGATGAGTTTGTTAGTGAAAAACAATTAATGAATAAGTATGATGTTTTAATCACAATGTCTAGTGGAAGTAAGAACCATATTGGGAAAAATGGACTGTTCTACTTCAAAACAAAAGTTGCTTTTGGTGCATTTTGTGCAAAATTAGAGGCAAAAGAAGATTTCCAGTTTTACTTATCAAGTTACATGCAATCTGCCTTTGTTTCTGAAACTATTAAAAAAGAATGTTTAGGCACAAGCATCAACAATTTAAATGGTTCATTAGTTAAGGGATTTAGACTTGTAAAACCGAATGAACAAGTATTAAAAAGCTTCAACAAAAAAATGAAGCCTATCCACGATAAAATCGGAAATAACCACAAAGAAAACCAAAAACTCGCTGCCTTACGCGATTGGTTATTACCCATGCTTATGAATGGGCAGGTTACGGTTGGTGAGGCTAAGGGAGAATTGGGTATGGTCGGGGAGGATAATACTAAATATGGTGATGTATGAGGTTAGCGGCTGTTTTTATTCCTAATGGCGTATTAACATACGTGTTTGGTGAAAATCATAAAGGATATACACTTAATCTAGGTGGTAAATATAATTATGAGTTTACAGAGATAAATAATTTACCAGTTTTAAAAGAAAAACTACCTAACCCAAATTTTATTAAAGGTTTTTGGGGGTCAAATTTATACTTGGTTTCGGCTATAGTTGGAGCTAACGGAACAGGTAAGACTTCTATTTTAAATGTCTTTAGAAACAGGTCGTTCTGTTTTTTTATTTATGAAAATGAAAAAAATGATACGTATAAAATTGGTGATAGTACTGATAACATTTTTGATATTATATACTATTCTCCCTTTTTAAACATACAAAATCATGACTATGTAAATTCTAATTTCAAAGATGTGTCTAAGTATGAGTTAATGTTAGAAGATACTGAATATGAGAACATAGAATTATCAGCACAGCTGGAATTGCATAATTCGGAAAATTTAAAACGATGGATAAAGTTTAGACAGATGTCTAATATTGAGTTTTTTTTAAATTATGTTGCATTACCTGTTTTTAATAAAATTAATGTAAAGATTAATTTCGTAGGACCTCGTGTTCATGATACACCTTATAAATTTAGACCATTTTTTGAGCGCTTTAAAGTTATAAAGGACGAGGAAGAAATTGCGAAATTTGACAAATTACGGGAACTAAACCCTATAACGAATGAAAAGAAACGACCGCGACTATTTGGCAATAAAATAAAATTGGAGTTACAAATAATTGAGCGGGTTATAGATAAGGTTCAAAATATTCTTGAAATGTCAGGAAATAAATATTTGAATGAGGGTTATATTAATAATAGTTATACTCCAGATAGCTCAGATTTCAAAAAAAATAAAGATTTAAAAAGCGCTTTTTATTTTTTTATAGATAATGCTTTTATTCAGCTGAGTAAGGGTAGTCAGAAAATATTCTTACCTACTAGAGAGATAAAAGACTTACTCGAACTACTTCTATCTCATATTCCTGAAAAAGATGTTGAAATTGAGAATTGGACAGAACTACAAATATCATTTAAAGACGCACTACAGCTTTTAGATGCTTATGAAAACTTTATTATTTCATTTAAAGATAACTTTAGCTTAGATAGAAAAATTTTACTAACATTTCGACCAGATAAAAACTTGAGTTCTGGAGAAAAGGGTATGTATAATTTATTTTCTTCTTTGTATGATTATCAATTCAAAGTTGATAAACAAATTTTTAACGAGTACAATAGATATTCGACTAAGGATGTGGCCAACGATAATTATTTAT
This DNA window, taken from Winogradskyella sp. PC-19, encodes the following:
- a CDS encoding helix-turn-helix domain-containing protein, producing MESNEIRIYNITPNSLEESVERAVTKALGILTQSDIKDYKEETKDVLMTVDETIEFLKCSKQALWNWRKNGILPSYRLGNRVYYKKSDIYEKLVKQC
- a CDS encoding type I restriction endonuclease subunit R, producing the protein MAFNEDSRVKLPAILHLTQLGYTYLSLKDSVWDEETNMFTDIFNEAIHRINPELLESDIERLYQEISLDLENEDLGKAFFDKLISRSGVNLIDFENFKNNDFHVVTELTYKNGEDEFRPDVICLINGMPLVFIEVKKPNNMNGVIAERDRINKRFQNKKFRKFVNLTQFMIFSNNMKYDDDEIEPWQGAYYASPSYYKPQFNYFREEIGFNLSKELKPLDASVEDFLLKDTNYISVKNNPEYITNKNPDSPTNRILTSMLLKDRLKFILQYAFAYVKETTGLQKHIMRYPQLFATKAIEEKLDKGIRKGIIWHTQGSGKTALAFYNTHFLTDYYQKQHIIPKFYFIVDRLDLLTQARDEFTARGLKVHTVSSRDEFVADLKKTSAVNNDKGQREITVVNIHKFKDDPEVSTTTDYNINVQRVYFLDEVHRSYNPQGSFLANLEESDRNAIKIGLTGTPLIGKDVKSKDLFGGYIHKYYYNKSIADGYTLKLIREEIETEYKIKFKKILDDLDIKKGDIDKRRLYAHPSFVAPMLDYIVNDFENFRRLKGDPSTGAMVICDSSDQAEELYKIFNATYRDADEADNQLPMAAEPEPDYLRKLKNDYKVKKAALILYDAGSKEELEAWRDDFKAGKIDILFVYNMLLTGFDAKRLKKIYLGRVIKAHNLLQALTRVNRKYKDYRYGHVVDFADISTEFEKTNRDYFNELQSILGDEMESYSNLFMTKEEMTASIRDIKEVLADYDLKNAENFSSQISQISDHGEMLQIKKALEDARSLYNTIRLLGEYDLLEKMDFTKLNALRIEAVNRLNLINAKEAFDNNEEVGNLLNMALEDIVFDFHKVGEEELVLAGELKDTLKKTREALGGSFDRKDPEWVSLYEELRRLFDDRNLNEVSQAEMQENITSLRSIHERIKELNRRNDLLKEKYEGDPKYARVHKRLLEAGKPSKLKTVIIEALQQIKEQTDLAVLSRNDSLSNESYFASQVARLVFAEFQKSSQTKLDVSTTKFITQLIVDEYLNEYHGKSA
- a CDS encoding class I SAM-dependent DNA methyltransferase, whose product is MTTENTQRFTQQTKDLIDELKSVCASYGLGNDGNEFKIISQIFLYKFINDRFAYEIKKLKPELEGTDNWEAQLAELAEADYEVLQFEMNASTAFLKPHQLLGYLFQRQNEPDFAKLLDDTLMDIAADNNELFAVKTEDGQKVQLFDRITEYVRSKRDAFAVALINKLVIFNFENIMEEGFDFFSTIFEYLIKDYNSDAGGKYAEYYTPHAVSKIIANILVPEPVSNVTIYDPSAGSGTLLMNLAHAIGPDKCTVYSQDISQKSSNLLRLNLVLNQLVHSIENVIQGNTMTDPYHRKDGDVRKFDYIVSNPPFKLDFSGDVDVLKKKENKVRFFAGIPNIPKKAKDKMAIYTLFLQHIMYSLNETGKAAIVVPTGFITAQSGIDKKIRQKLIDNKMLAGVVSMPSNIFATTGTNVSIVFLDKENKEDVVLVDASNLGTTVKEGKNQKTVLSVTEEDQIIKTFTNKEAIEDFSVVVKYDDIKAKNYSLSAGQYFEVKIEYIDITTEEFEDKLKDHEHNLDRLFSESTQLVSEIKSQLKVLKYEG
- a CDS encoding restriction endonuclease subunit S is translated as MKVNVGQDLYLKGRIGWKGLAKSEYLEKSGYRIINGYSLKDGYIDWKIAGYISQERYEESPEIKLEINDILISKDGTIGKVGIVRKLEIPSTVASGIFVLRNIVEDWLDTEYLFQFLKSSNFKNFINRVKAEGSTINHLYQRDLVRLEIDIPDIIEQKRISKVLKNIDDKIEVNNKINAELEAMAKTIYDYWFVQFDFPDANGKPYKSSGGNMVHNEELKREIPEDWEKGVLDDIAKIVRGVSYNKHDIKTPNDDGVTPVLRATNITGNIIDLENMVYVPDEFVSEKQLMNKYDVLITMSSGSKNHIGKNGLFYFKTKVAFGAFCAKLEAKEDFQFYLSSYMQSAFVSETIKKECLGTSINNLNGSLVKGFRLVKPNEQVLKSFNKKMKPIHDKIGNNHKENQKLAALRDWLLPMLMNGQVTVGEAKGELGMVGEDNTKYGDV
- a CDS encoding AAA family ATPase, translating into MRLAAVFIPNGVLTYVFGENHKGYTLNLGGKYNYEFTEINNLPVLKEKLPNPNFIKGFWGSNLYLVSAIVGANGTGKTSILNVFRNRSFCFFIYENEKNDTYKIGDSTDNIFDIIYYSPFLNIQNHDYVNSNFKDVSKYELMLEDTEYENIELSAQLELHNSENLKRWIKFRQMSNIEFFLNYVALPVFNKINVKINFVGPRVHDTPYKFRPFFERFKVIKDEEEIAKFDKLRELNPITNEKKRPRLFGNKIKLELQIIERVIDKVQNILEMSGNKYLNEGYINNSYTPDSSDFKKNKDLKSAFYFFIDNAFIQLSKGSQKIFLPTREIKDLLELLLSHIPEKDVEIENWTELQISFKDALQLLDAYENFIISFKDNFSLDRKILLTFRPDKNLSSGEKGMYNLFSSLYDYQFKVDKQIFNEYNRYSTKDVANDNYLLLLDEADMGFHPQWKKKFVKSILMLFRIIFPNQKIQILFTTHDPLTLSDIPKSNIVFLDKDKNSKLTYVLPQDRKVSKRSFGANIHDLLADSFFLKDGFMGEFAEYKIGELLRNLNFLILGNEIEDLNNKGNKKNRELLKIKKAEFMRLESFVTSKDEDYIKSVIDIVDEPILKFKLEEMYDRAFPNNVDKKDALFRAKDILGRAGLDIDDLIDDVT